The Mycteria americana isolate JAX WOST 10 ecotype Jacksonville Zoo and Gardens chromosome 18, USCA_MyAme_1.0, whole genome shotgun sequence genome window below encodes:
- the CHD5 gene encoding chromodomain-helicase-DNA-binding protein 5 isoform X3, which translates to MIQCGERKRDRVEEGDGYETDHQDYCEVCQQGGEIILCDTCPRAYHLVCLDPELEKAPEGKWSCPHCEKEGIQWEPKEEEEEEEEGGEEEEDDHMEFCRVCKDGGELLCCDTCPSSYHLHCLNPPLPEIPNGEWLCPRCTCPPLKGKVQRILHWAWKEPPATPLPPVLPAPDVELALPPPKVLEGIPEREFFVKWAGLSYWHCSWVKELQLELYHTVMYRNYQRKNDMDEPPAFDYGSGDEDSQREKRKNKDPQYAKMEERFYRYGIKPEWMMIHRILNHSFDKKGDIHYLIKWKDLPYDQCTWEIDEIDIPYYENLKHLYWNHRELMLGEDTRPLKKLNKKGKKLKEEKLEKPPETPLVDPTVKFDKQPWYIDATGGTLHPYQLEGLNWLRFSWAQGTDTILADEMGLGKTVQTIVFLYSLYKEGHSKGPYLVSAPLSTIINWEREFEMWAPDFYVVTYTGDKESRSVIRENEFSFEDNAIRSGKKVFRMKKEAQIKFHVLLTSYELITIDQAVLGSIEWACLVVDEAHRLKNNQSKFFRVLNSYKIDYKLLLTGTPLQNNLEELFHLLNFLTPERFNNLEGFLEEFADISKEDQIKKLHDLLGPHMLRRLKADVFKNMPAKTELIVRVELSQMQKKYYKFILTRNFEALNSKGGGNQVSLLNIMMDLKKCCNHPYLFPVAAVEAPVLPNGSYDGNSLVKSSGKLMLLQKMLKKLRDGGHRVLIFSQMTKMLDLLEDFLEYEGYKYERIDGGITGGLRQEAIDRFNAPGAQQFCFLLSTRAGGLGINLATADTVIIYDSDWNPHNDIQAFSRAHRIGQNKKVMIYRFVTRASVEERITQVAKRKMMLTHLVVRPGLGSKSGSMTKQELDDILKFGTEELFKDDVEGMVSQGQRIAMPDAVTPFSDTLSTKGGAVTPGMKKKHGGTPPGDNKDVDDSSVIHYDDAAISKLLDRNQDATDDTELQNMNEYLSSFKVAQYVVREEDGVEEVEREIIKQEENVDPDYWEKLLRHHYEQQQEDLARNLGKGKRIRKQVNYNDASQEDQEWQDELSDNQSEYSIGSEDEDEDFEERPEGQSGRRQSRRQLKSDRDKPLPPLLARVGGNIEVLGFNARQRKAFLNAIMRWGMPPQDAFNSHWLVRDLRGKSEKEFRAYVSLFMRHLCEPGADGAETFADGVPREGLSRQHVLTRIGVMSLVRKKVQEFEHVNGKYSTPDLILEGPESKKSSEIVSSDPNTPVPASPAHMHTGAVALADRTETQLGFQEEKDQVEQKSRKVSDSQVPVSAEKVESEEHPEGCDSKEKLREEKEEESEKAEPSPEPLVKDEGIQEKEKPLEKPELNSSPGKGEDKEVKPAEDAKVEEKEQSDAQQNGDKEEEEDGKKDDRNVNFRFMFNIADGGFTELHTLWQNEERAAISSGKIYDIWHRRHDYWLLAGIVTHGYARWQDIQNDPRYMILNEPFKSEIHKGNYLEMKNKFLARRFKLLEQALVIEEQLRRAAYLNMTQDPSHPAMALNARLAEVECLAESHQHLSKESLAGNKPANAVLHKVLNQLEELLSDMKADVTRLPSMLSRIPPVAARLQMSERSILSRLATRGGDPAVQQGSFGSSQIYNNNFGPNFRGPGPGGIVNYSQMPLGPYVTDI; encoded by the exons ATGATACAgtgtggagagagaaagagagacagag TTGAAGAAGGGGACGGGTATGAGACGGACCACCAGGACTACTGCGAGGTGTgccagcagggaggggagatcATCCTGTGCGACACCTGTCCTCGCGCCTACCACCTTGTCTGCCTGGACCCCGAGCTGGAGAAGGCCCCCGAGGGCAAGTGGAGCTGCCCCCACTGC GAGAAGGAGGGCATCCAGTGGGAGccgaaggaggaggaggaggaagaagaggaaggtggtgaggaggaggaggatgaccaCATGGAGTTCTGCCGGGTCTGTAAGGACGGaggggagctgctgtgctgcgACACCTGCCCATCCTCCTACCACCTTCACTGCCTGAACCCGCCGCTGCCGGAAATACCAAACGGTGAATGGCTCTGCCCTCGCTGTACA TGCCCTCCCCTGAAGGGCAAGGTCCAACGCATCCTGCACTGGGCCTGGAAAGAGCCGCCGGCCACCCCGCTCCCgcctgtgctgcctgccccgGATGTGGAGCTGGCTCTCCCCCCGCCAAAGGTGCTGGAGGGGATCCCAGAGCGCGAGTTCTTCGTGAAGTGGGCAGGCCTCTCCTACTGGCACTGCTCCTGGGTGAAGGAGCTGCAG CTGGAGCTCTACCACACCGTGATGTACCGCAACTACCAACGGAAGAACGATATGGATGAGCCGCCAGCCTTTGACTACGGCTCTGGGGACGAGGACAGCCAGAGGGAGAAGCGGAAGAACAAAGACCCACAGTATGCCAAGATGGAGGAGCGGTTCTACCGCTACGGCATCAAGCCCGAGTGGATGATGATCCACCGCATCCTGAACCACAG CTTTGATAAAAAGGGAGACATCCATTACCTGATCAAGTGGAAAGACCTGCCGTACGACCAGTGCACCTGGGAGATCGACGAGATAGACATCCCGTACTACGAAAACCTCAAACACCTCTACTGGAACCACAG GGAGCTGATGCTGGGGGAGGACACGCGCCCTCTGAAGAAGCTgaacaagaaggggaaaaagctgaAAGAGGAGAAGCTGGAAAAGCCTCCAGAAACGCCTCTCGTGGAT CCTACAGTGAAGTTTGACAAGCAGCCGTGGTACATCGATGCCACGGGAGGCACGCTCCATCCTTACCAGCTGGAAGGGCTAAACTGGCTGAGATTTTCCTGGGCCCAAGGGACGGATACAATCCTGGCTGACGAGATGGGGCTGGGGAAGACTGTGCAGACTATCGTGTTCTTGTATTCCCTGTACAAGGAG GGCCACTCGAAAGGGCCGTATCTGGTCAGCGCCCCTCTCTCCACCATCATCAACTGGGAGCGCGAGTTTGAGATGTGGGCACCTGACTTCTATGTTGTGACCTACACGGGGGACAAAGAAAGCCGGTCGGTCATCCGGGAAAACgagttttcttttgaagacaaTGCCATCCGGAGTGGAAAGAAGGTCTTCCGGATGAAG aAGGAAGCCCAGATCAAGTTCCATGTCCTGCTCACCTCCTATGAGCTGATCACTATTGACCAGGCGGTGCTGGGCTCCATAGAGTGGGCCTGTCTGGTGGTGGATGAAGCGCACAGGCTGAAGAACAACCAGTCCAAA TTCTTTAGAGTATTAAATAGCTACAAGATCGATTACAAGCTGCTGCTCACTGGGACTCCGCTCCAGAACAACTTGGAAGAGCTCTTCCACCTGCTCAATTTCCTGACTCCGGAGAGGTTTAA TAACCTGGAGGGGTTCCTGGAGGAGTTTGCAGACATCTCCAAGGAGGACCAGATCAAAAAGCTCCATGATCTGCTGGGTCCCCACATGCTGCGGCGGCTCAAGGCAGATGTGTTCAAGAACATGCCAGCCAAGACGGAGCTGATTGTGAGAGTGGAACTGAGCCAGATGCAGAA GAAGTACTACAAGTTCATACTGACGAGGAATTTTGAAGCCCTGAATTCGAAAGGTGGTGGGAACCAGGTCTCGCTGCTCAACATCATGATGGACCTGAAGAAGTGCTGTAATCACCCGTACCTCTTTCCTGTGGCGGCGGTG GAGGCCCCCGTTCTGCCCAATGGATCCTACGATGGGAATTCTTTGGTCAAATCTTCTGGGAAACTGATGCTGCTCCAAAAGATGCTGAAGAAGTTACGGGATGGGGGTCACAGAGTTCTGATCTTCTCCCAG ATGACGAAGATGCTGGACTTGTTGGAGGATTTCCTGGAGTACGAAGGCTACAAGTACGAGCGGATAGACGGGGGCATCACCGGCGGCCTGCGCCAGGAGGCCATAGACAGGTTTAACG CTCCTGGTGCTCAGcagttctgctttcttctctctacCCGCGCCGGTGGTCTGGGCATAAACCTTGCTACGGCCGACACAGTCATTATTTATGATTCTGACTGGAATCCCCACAATGACATCCAG GCGTTCAGCAGAGCTCACCGCATCGGGCAGAACAAGAAGGTGATGATCTACCGCTTTGTGACCAGAGCCTCCGTTGAAGAGCGCATCACCCAGGTGGCCAAAAGGAAGATGATGCTCACCCACCTGGTGGTCCGCCCGGGGCTGGGCTCCAAGTCGGGATCCATGACCAAGCAAGAGCTGGACGACATCCTCAAGTTTGGGACAGAAGAGCTCTTCAAGGATGACGTGGAAG GCATGGTGTCTCAGGGACAGCGGATCGCCATGCCGGATGCTGTCACCCCTTTCTCTGACACGCTGTCAACCAAAGGGGGTGCAGTGACTCCTGGCATGAAAAAAAAGCATGGTGGCACCCCACCAG GTGACAATAAGGATGTGGATGACAGCAGTGTGATCCACTACGACGACGCTGCCATCTCTAAGCTTCTGGACCGAAACCAGGATGCGACCGATGACACGGAGCTGCAGAACATGAACGAGTATCTCAGCTCCTTTAAAGTGGCCCAGTATGTTGTGAGAGAAGAGGACGGTGTG gaggaggtggaacgTGAGATCATCAAGCAGGAGGAGAACGTGGACCCCGACTACTGGGAGAAGCTGCTGCGGCACCACtatgagcagcagcaggaagatcTGGCCAGGAActtggggaaagggaagagaatcCGCAAGCAGGTCAACTACAACGATGCCTCGCAGGAGGACCAAG AGTGGCAGGACGAGCTCTCTGACAACCAGTCGGAGTACTCCATTGGCTCcgaggatgaggatgaagacTTTGAAGAGAGGCCAGAAGGTCAGA GTGGCAGAAGACAATCCCGGAGACAGCTGAAGAGTGACCGGGACAAGCCTCTCCCTCCTTTGCTGGCAAGAGTTGGGGGGAATATCGAG gttCTCGGCTTCAACGCCCGCCAGCGCAAGGCTTTTCTGAACGCTATCATGCGCTGGGGCATGCCGCCCCAGGACGCCTTCAACTCTCACTGGCTGGTCCGGGATCTGCGAGGGAAGAGTGAGAAGGAGTTCAG GGCGTACGTCTCTCTCTTCATGAGACATTTGTGTGAACCTGGAGCAGATGGTGCCGAAACCTTTGCGGATGGTGTTCCCCGGGAAGGGCTGTCACGGCAGCACGTGCTGACTCGCATAGGAGTCATGTCACTAGTAAGGAAGAAG GTCCAGGAGTTTGAGCATGTCAACGGGAAGTATAGCACTCCAGATCTGATTCTTGAGGGCCCAGAGAGCAAGAAGTCCAGTGAGATTGTGTCTTCAGATCCCAACACGCCCGTCCCGGCCAGCCCAGCACATATGCACACGGGAGCTGTGGCCCTTGCAG ACAGAACAGAAACGCAACTTGGGTTCCAGGAGGAAAAGGACCAAGTGGAGCAGAAGTCCAGGAAGGTGTCTGACAGCCAG GTCCCTGTGAGTGCTGAGAAGGTGGAAAGTGAAGAGCACCCAGAAGGCTGCgacagcaaagaaaaactgagggaagagaaggaagaggagagtgaGAAGGCTGAGCCTTCTCCCGAGCCTCTGGTGAAAG ATGAGGGgattcaagagaaagaaaagcctttggaGAAGCCGGAGTTGAACAGCAGCCCAGGGAAAGGGGAGGACAAAGAAGTCAAACCAG CAGAGGATGCcaaggtggaggagaaggagcaaaGCGATGCTCAGCAAAACGGTgacaaagaggaagaggaggatggaaAGAAGGATGACAGAAATGTGAACTTCCGATTCATGTTCAACATTGCTGATGGTGGCTTTACAG AGCTGCACACGCTGTGGCAGAACGAGGAAAGGGCTGCCATCTCCTCCGGCAAGATCTACGACATCTGGCACCGCCGACATGACtactggctgttggcaggaattgTCAC TCACGGCTATGCCCGCTGGCAGGACATCCAGAATGACCCGCGCTACATGATCCTGAACGAGCCGTTCAAGTCGGAGATACACAAGGGGAACTACCTCGAGATGAAGAACAAGTTCCTTGCCCGGCGGTTCAAG TTGCTGGAGCAGGCCCTGGTGATCGAGGAGCAGCTGCGGAGGGCTGCGTACCTCAACATGACCCAAGACCCCAGTCACCCGGCCATGGCATTGAACGCCCGTCTGGCTGAAGTGGAGTGCCTTGCCGAGAGCCACCAGCATCTCTCCAAAGAGTCCCTGGCTGGGAACAAGCCCGCGAACGCCGTCCTGCACAAGG TGCTGAACCAGCTCGAGGAGCTGCTGAGCGACATGAAGGCCGACGTGACGCGCCTGCCCTCCATGCTGTCCCGCATCCCGCCCGTGGCCGCCCGGCTGCAGATGTCCGAGCGGAGCATCCTCAGCCGCCTGGCCACCCGCGGGGGGGACCCCGCCGTCCAGCAG GGCTCCTTCGGCTCCTCCCAGATCTACAACAACAACTTTGGGCCAAATTTCCGAGGTCCTGGGCCGGGCGGGATTGTCAACTACAGTCAAATGCCTCTGGGACCGTATGTGACTG ATATTTAG